Genomic segment of Bdellovibrio bacteriovorus:
AAAACCATCTGTTGTTCGCGTCAATCAAGTGAGCCGGAATGTTTTGAGTAACATACGGGGCATTGAAAGCTTGCAAAAGGCCTTTGCTATCAGCTTGTCCTAAGTAAACGATATCTTTATCAAGGTACAAGTCAGCGGGCGTGTTCGCGCCTTCCGCTGCCAGACGATTCACAAGATCAGCAGAACCTGCATTGACCACTTCTACTTGGATGCCAGTAGCTTGAGTGAAGGGAGCAAAAATAGGTCCCAAACGAGCACCGTCGTAAGAAGAGTAAACGACCAATTTATCAGTTTTAGCGAAGCTGATGCTTGCAACTAGAGACAAAAGAACGCCAACGATCAATTTTGACATGACAGATTTCCTTTCACTTTGTGTTGGCGGGTTGTCGGCCATATCAGAGCGAAAGTCAAAGAATCGGGATTTTGTAGTCAGTAGGTTTTCAACTACGAGGTGATTAGGTCGCTAAGTAGATTTAACTGAAAATTATACCCGCCTTAGAGGGCAAACACCCTTTTATCAATCATCAATAAGGCCGATATTTAGCGGGAGGCCCGACCGCACAGTCGAGCCTCAATACCTATTTCGCTAATGAAAAACGAGACGCCAAACTTTGCGCCAAATCTTCTTTACGCAAAACCGTCAATAAATCGATGCAATCAAAGTCCTCGTCAAAAGCGGGTTCGCAAGCAACCTGGGCGCCCAACTTCAGATAAGATTTCAAAAGAGATGGAATTAGGTCTTGAGCTTCTGCTGATTGCTCTTCGGTCAAACCCTTATCGAAGTACTCGAACCAATTTTTAAAATCCGGCATCGTAAATTTCTTCGTGGGCTTGCAAGGATATTTTTGTGACACCAAGCCTTGGTCCACAAGGTACTTATGAGTCAACGCCGCTTCCCGAGGCGAGTTGATTTTTAAACTCGAGCAGCCAAAAAGAACTTTGGTGCCGCTTAAGTTCATGTACTCTGCTATTCCTCTCCACAGTAAAGAGATGATAGAGCCTTTGCGAAAGTCTTTATGAATGCAGGCGCGCCCCAGCTCTAAGAAGGGACCATCATTCTCTCTAAAAAAATTTTGCAATTCAAATTCTAAAGCGGTGTAAGACTCTTTTGAAAAGGTTGAGCAGTTCACACGATAAGTGCCAATGATCTTTTTTAGTTCCTTATGAACGATGATCAAATGGTCAAAGTAGTAATCAAATTTATCAAAATCCAATCCCGCCCCTGTCATCCCGCGGAACTCTTGATTGAACACTTCATGACGAAGACGAAAGCTTTCAATCAACTCTTCAGGCGTCTCTGCGGTTTTAATCACATAAGAGCCCACTTCAATATTCATATTGATTTTGGCTTTGAACTTATGGACTCGATTCCAACGAAGCTGTGTAGTCTGCTTTAATTGATCGACCAATGCCATCATAGATTTCCCCCTGGTGAAACAAGGACGTTAAAAATTGAAGAGCTGCAAAATAGGTTTTAAAGACATCGTCAGCACTTCCCAAAAAGGGGTTCACCTCGACGACATCCACTGAACGTAAAGACGAATGCTGCGAAAGAGTCCGCCCTAGTGTCATTACCTCATCTAATGTGAGGCCCGAAGAGACAGGAACGCCCGTTGAAGGAGCGACTTCGGGGCTAAGGCTGTCGATATCAAAACTTACGTGCAAAGGCTTTCCTTGAACCTTAGAAAGAACTTTGCGAGAGACTGCACTCATTCCTTGAGTGCGAACATCTGAGGCGGTAAAAGCCGTGATCCCCAACTCGCGAACAATTTCTTTTTCAAAAGGGTCTAGATCCCTCACACCGACGTAAATAAGGCGGTCCGCACGAAGAGAATTCTGAATCCACGGAAAATGAGAGGACGCAACTCCCTGCACGTTTAACAAAATGGACAAAGGCATGCCGTGCAAGTTCCCGCTTAATGAATATTCAGGAAGATTCACATCCGTATGCGCATCAACCCAAACGACGTACCCCTCTGGATTCTGAAAAGCAAAGGCTCCCACTGTGGCCAACGCCACGCTGTGATCGCCGCCCCAATTTAAAAGAACTTCAGGCTGTTTCAGAAGATACTGAATTCTTGCATAGGCTTCTTTATAAGGAAGCCAGTTAAAAGCCGAAATTTCGTCTGCAGAACGCAGCTTTATTCCGAAAGGTTCGGGGCACAGGACTTCTCCACAATCCACCAAATTGAATCCCTGCTTTTTCAGGAAAGGAAAGTACTGACGAAAGTATTCGTGAGAGCTCTTGAGTCCATTTTGCTCTTGGCCGACTTCAAAGCCGAGGCCCAGAAAATTGATTTCCTTCATTAAGTAAAGGGTGAAAGGAAAAATACATTTTGTCGTGTCATGGTTTTGTCAGGCTGCCTTGACTTAATCAAAACATTGCTTCTTTCATTCATGCCATTATGATCAGGGCATGAAAGCCATTACATCATTCACTGATTCTGTGGGACTCTTCGCAAAAACTTATCACTATTTGCAAAAATCAAAACATCCTGAAGCCAGCGTTGAAGATCTTAAACTTCAGTGGGCCAAAGACATGCTTTCTCGCCTGCGCATTGATCTTGAAATTTCCGGGAAAGTTTCAGAGCAGAAATCCCTGCTGTTCCTGGGGAATCACGTGAGTTACTTAGACATTCCGCTTCTTATGAGCACAGTCAGGGGTCTTTCGTTTGTCGCGAAAGAAGAGGTCCGCTCATGGCCCGTTATCGGATCGGCGGCGAAAAAAATTGAAACTGTCTTTGTGAAACGTGAAAGCGGTTCTTCCCGACAGCTCGCAAGGCAGTCTATTCAGAACGCATTGACCCGCGGCCAGCGCGTCGCCATCTTCCCTTCTGGGACCACTTGCATGCATGAAAAGAAATCGTGGCGTCGAGGGGCATTTGAAATCGCGCACGAAAAGAATCTTCTCTTTCAACCTTTTCGTATCACCTACTTACCCTTAAGAGCTGCCGCGTATATTGATGATGACTTTTTGCCTACACACTTATTCAATCTTTTTGGTCTAGAGCGAATTCACGCCAAATTGGAATTCCACGACCCCGTGCGAATTAAAGATCCGGTTGTGGATTGTGAATATTGGCAAAACTGGACGAAGAGCTTCGTCACTGCCCGCCAAAACTAAGGCGGCACAGCCGCGTTTATTTTCGATTCTTCTTAGCAATGGATAAAAGAAACGCGTTTTCGCCCTTCTTACTGATCTTGGCTTTCGGAGTTACCGTCTTCTTGACGGGTCTCTCTGTCTTTTCGGCTTTGGTGAGTTCAGAAGATTTTACCGGAAGTCCTAGTAACATATTACCGCGCGAAATTTCACGCATCATCTGCTTGACCTCGTCTTCGAAGTTTTCAGACTCTGCCGGAATATAAAGCCAGTCTTTATTTGCCGGATGATTTTCTAAAAAAAGATATTTCAGAAAAAAAGCGTTCTGAGCTTTTTTCTCAATTGGAAAGATGCATCCATTCCAAAGCTCAAACGGATAACTGACGCCTTTGTGTTCATAAAGCCCGCGACGCTCGACCAGAATAAGGACAAGCTTCATATCGACATAATAAGCCATCCCCCCGTTTTTAGGGGCGCAGTCATAACCAACAGGTAAAAGCTCTTCAATCCATAAAAGATTGCGGAGGGGTGAGTGTTCCATGCGACCCAGCATACACCAAAACGCCAGGTTTCACTAAATGTAGTTTTCTTGATTACACAATAATGAATATCCGAAAGATCTCTTTATCCCTAAAATCAGGTCTGGAGGTGTCTTATCAAATTCACAAAGTTTATTGACCGAGAAGATGCCGCCCACCGCCTTTCCGCATTTTTAAAAGAAAAAGGGCATCCCCGCAGCCCCAATTCCGTGCTGTTAGCACTTCCTCGTGGCGGCGTTCCTATTGCTCATGAGCTGGCACAATCATTGGATATTCCCTATGATGTTTTAATCGTAAGAAAAATTGGTCATCCTGAAAATGCCGAATACGGAATCGGCGCCCTGACGGAGGAAAACATTCTTTGGATCAACCCCGAGATTCCTCCTGACTTCAGACCATCGCAAAAATTGGTACAAAGAATTATTGATGATGAAAAGGCGGAACTTCAGCGACGACTGCAATTATATCGGAATGGCAAAAGCCTCAAAGACTTGAAAGGAATGACCGTCTATCTGGTGGATGACGGTCTCGCAACAGGTGTAACTGCTCGGGTCGCCGCAAAATACATTCGGGATAAAGGCGCAAAAGAAATTTATCTGGTGGTTCCCGCGGGTTCAACCAGAGCGTCAAAACAAATGCGCCAAGAAATCACTGACGTGCTCAGCCTTATTGAAACAGACGACTTCGCTTTCGTCGGACAGTTCTACGAGTCCTTTAACCAAGTGCCAGATGAAGAAGTCATGAAACTTCTCCGCTCTCGGCCGAAGAGATTCTCTTAAAACTTCCCTTCATATTTGCGCTTTTCCACTGATCAAAATATCGGCACTAAAAATAGCATTATCGAGATTGGCCATCTCTTTATAAACCGCCGTATCAGGCTGAAATCACTATATTTCATATGGCGTTTGTTCTGTTCAATTTTCACTGACTTTTTATAATGACTTCTATGGAACTATTACGACAGCTTGTTGTCTTCAATGTTTTCTTCCTGGTTTTTTCTTCTTATGCGCTAGCAGAGTGGAGTTCAAGAAACAGATTGGAAGTCGGGATGACGGACAACGCACTTCGAACGGATTCGGAAAAAGAGGGCGATTTTTTCTTCTTGGCGGGAACGTCGAATAAATTTTATTCAGTCCCCGGCCATATACTCGGCCTACGCCTTCAATATCAAGACTATAACAAAGAGGACACCAATGATTTGCTTTCATTTGGTGTATCAGATGAGCTTGATTGTTTTGGTAAAAGAACCTGCGAATTTGAATTGAAAGGTCAAGAATACGTTCACGGAGAACCGGGAACAACGGACTCTTCTTTCAATAACTATGCATTCGCTGCAACTGTGTCCCAAAGCAAAGACCTCCGTCAAAGTCTGACGTTGGATTTAAGTGCCGGATATGAAGCGCGCAGCTTTTCTTCACTAAGTCGTTTTGATAATTCGATCTTCGGCAGTGCGACTTTGGGTTACGACCTTACTTCGCAAGCCTATATCGAGGGTTATGGTGAAGCGGGCGTGGTTCTTTCTTCCGCGAGCGAATACAGCGCGTTTTATATCGATATGTCCATCTTGTCGGAGTATACGCTGAACAGGTTCTGGAGTTTCAGTGCGGAACTGGGACTAAAACAAACTAGCTTTTTAAGTCGTGACTTAACGACTGAAACCCAAGTCACCCGCAAAAACGGTAGAGTGGTCAGTCAGGTGGATACTTCAAAAGAAACTTACAGCGCACTGTATCTATCAGGTGAAGCCATGCGCCGTTTTTCAATCAACTCATCTGGCAGTATTGTGGTGCGTTCTTATCAACAGCGTTCGCGCAGTGGTTATCAAGATTATAAAGAAAACGAAATATTGGCAAAGTGGCTCATCACTTTCTAACGAAGGAGTGTTAAATGAATAACAAATTAATTCTTTCCGTCTTAGTCCTGGCTTTGACGAATCCGATGCTGGCTAGAGCTGAAGACGAAATCGCTGCCGCTGAAACACAGATCACCGAAGAGGCCGCTCAGCC
This window contains:
- a CDS encoding GNAT family N-acetyltransferase — protein: MMALVDQLKQTTQLRWNRVHKFKAKINMNIEVGSYVIKTAETPEELIESFRLRHEVFNQEFRGMTGAGLDFDKFDYYFDHLIIVHKELKKIIGTYRVNCSTFSKESYTALEFELQNFFRENDGPFLELGRACIHKDFRKGSIISLLWRGIAEYMNLSGTKVLFGCSSLKINSPREAALTHKYLVDQGLVSQKYPCKPTKKFTMPDFKNWFEYFDKGLTEEQSAEAQDLIPSLLKSYLKLGAQVACEPAFDEDFDCIDLLTVLRKEDLAQSLASRFSLAK
- a CDS encoding arginase, whose amino-acid sequence is MKEINFLGLGFEVGQEQNGLKSSHEYFRQYFPFLKKQGFNLVDCGEVLCPEPFGIKLRSADEISAFNWLPYKEAYARIQYLLKQPEVLLNWGGDHSVALATVGAFAFQNPEGYVVWVDAHTDVNLPEYSLSGNLHGMPLSILLNVQGVASSHFPWIQNSLRADRLIYVGVRDLDPFEKEIVRELGITAFTASDVRTQGMSAVSRKVLSKVQGKPLHVSFDIDSLSPEVAPSTGVPVSSGLTLDEVMTLGRTLSQHSSLRSVDVVEVNPFLGSADDVFKTYFAALQFLTSLFHQGEIYDGIGRSIKADYTASLESSP
- a CDS encoding lysophospholipid acyltransferase family protein, yielding MKAITSFTDSVGLFAKTYHYLQKSKHPEASVEDLKLQWAKDMLSRLRIDLEISGKVSEQKSLLFLGNHVSYLDIPLLMSTVRGLSFVAKEEVRSWPVIGSAAKKIETVFVKRESGSSRQLARQSIQNALTRGQRVAIFPSGTTCMHEKKSWRRGAFEIAHEKNLLFQPFRITYLPLRAAAYIDDDFLPTHLFNLFGLERIHAKLEFHDPVRIKDPVVDCEYWQNWTKSFVTARQN
- a CDS encoding phosphoribosyltransferase; the encoded protein is MDREDAAHRLSAFLKEKGHPRSPNSVLLALPRGGVPIAHELAQSLDIPYDVLIVRKIGHPENAEYGIGALTEENILWINPEIPPDFRPSQKLVQRIIDDEKAELQRRLQLYRNGKSLKDLKGMTVYLVDDGLATGVTARVAAKYIRDKGAKEIYLVVPAGSTRASKQMRQEITDVLSLIETDDFAFVGQFYESFNQVPDEEVMKLLRSRPKRFS
- a CDS encoding outer membrane beta-barrel protein, which codes for MELLRQLVVFNVFFLVFSSYALAEWSSRNRLEVGMTDNALRTDSEKEGDFFFLAGTSNKFYSVPGHILGLRLQYQDYNKEDTNDLLSFGVSDELDCFGKRTCEFELKGQEYVHGEPGTTDSSFNNYAFAATVSQSKDLRQSLTLDLSAGYEARSFSSLSRFDNSIFGSATLGYDLTSQAYIEGYGEAGVVLSSASEYSAFYIDMSILSEYTLNRFWSFSAELGLKQTSFLSRDLTTETQVTRKNGRVVSQVDTSKETYSALYLSGEAMRRFSINSSGSIVVRSYQQRSRSGYQDYKENEILAKWLITF